One stretch of Cyclopterus lumpus isolate fCycLum1 chromosome 10, fCycLum1.pri, whole genome shotgun sequence DNA includes these proteins:
- the LOC117737399 gene encoding hepatitis A virus cellular receptor 1 homolog isoform X1, translated as MRGLCYLCLSILTQVSSSTLKVIGFFGHNVTLPCRYDTQTHGVLSFCWGRGMVPRSKCSDTIVSSLDGALLFRESPRYQLRGSVTDGDVSLTILGAQWSDAGVYGCRLEIPGWFNDEKVNTHLEMEEAPVERPVVTRDWTLTAGQEILTTSVTKNVEVGDSTLDIFAIKTAEKSKAFLEVGNIGRAAAIFFSAIIIILVFVFRRRFLPKRTLQHLPTSTAENIYEVL; from the exons ATGCGTGGTCTTTGTTATTTATGCCTCTCCATCCTGACCCAAG TGTCTTCCAGCACCCTCAAAGTCATTGGCTTCTTTGGGCACAATGTCACTTTGCCCTGTAGGTATGACACCCAAACTCACGGCGTCCTGAGTTTCTGTTGGGGACGAGGGATGGTGCCCCGGTCCAAATGCTCTGACACCATCGTCTCCTCACTGGATGGGGCTCTGCTCTTCAGGGAGTCGCCTAGGTACCAGCTGCGGGGCAGTGTGACAGACGGAGATGTGTCGCTGACCATCCTGGGCGCCCAGTGGAGTGATGCCGGCGTGTACGGCTGCAGGCTCGAGATCCCAGGGTGGTTTAATGACGAGAAGGTCAACACGCACCTGGAAATGGAGGAAG ctCCTGTTGAACGACCCGTCGTTACCCGGGACTGGACGCTCACTGCAGGACAAG AAATATTGACAACATCCGTGACTAAAAATGTCGAAGTTGGTGACTCAACATTGGACATATTTGCAATTAAAACTGCG GAAAAATCCAAAGCCTTCCTTGAAGTGGGGAACATTGGTAGGGCGGCAGCTATTTTCTTCTCCGCCATAATCATAATCCTCGTCTTTGTTTTCC GGAGAAGATTTCTGCCGAAGAGGACACTTCAACATCTCCCCACCTCAACTGCGGAAAACATTTATGAAGTATTATAG
- the LOC117737399 gene encoding hepatitis A virus cellular receptor 1 homolog isoform X2, protein MRGLCYLCLSILTQVSSSTLKVIGFFGHNVTLPCRYDTQTHGVLSFCWGRGMVPRSKCSDTIVSSLDGALLFRESPRYQLRGSVTDGDVSLTILGAQWSDAGVYGCRLEIPGWFNDEKVNTHLEMEEAPVERPVVTRDWTLTAGQEILTTSVTKNVEVGDSTLDIFAIKTAEKSKAFLEVGNIGRRFLPKRTLQHLPTSTAENIYEVL, encoded by the exons ATGCGTGGTCTTTGTTATTTATGCCTCTCCATCCTGACCCAAG TGTCTTCCAGCACCCTCAAAGTCATTGGCTTCTTTGGGCACAATGTCACTTTGCCCTGTAGGTATGACACCCAAACTCACGGCGTCCTGAGTTTCTGTTGGGGACGAGGGATGGTGCCCCGGTCCAAATGCTCTGACACCATCGTCTCCTCACTGGATGGGGCTCTGCTCTTCAGGGAGTCGCCTAGGTACCAGCTGCGGGGCAGTGTGACAGACGGAGATGTGTCGCTGACCATCCTGGGCGCCCAGTGGAGTGATGCCGGCGTGTACGGCTGCAGGCTCGAGATCCCAGGGTGGTTTAATGACGAGAAGGTCAACACGCACCTGGAAATGGAGGAAG ctCCTGTTGAACGACCCGTCGTTACCCGGGACTGGACGCTCACTGCAGGACAAG AAATATTGACAACATCCGTGACTAAAAATGTCGAAGTTGGTGACTCAACATTGGACATATTTGCAATTAAAACTGCG GAAAAATCCAAAGCCTTCCTTGAAGTGGGGAACATTG GGAGAAGATTTCTGCCGAAGAGGACACTTCAACATCTCCCCACCTCAACTGCGGAAAACATTTATGAAGTATTATAG
- the LOC117737399 gene encoding hepatitis A virus cellular receptor 1 homolog isoform X3 translates to MPLHPDPRYDTQTHGVLSFCWGRGMVPRSKCSDTIVSSLDGALLFRESPRYQLRGSVTDGDVSLTILGAQWSDAGVYGCRLEIPGWFNDEKVNTHLEMEEAPVERPVVTRDWTLTAGQEILTTSVTKNVEVGDSTLDIFAIKTAEKSKAFLEVGNIGRAAAIFFSAIIIILVFVFRRRFLPKRTLQHLPTSTAENIYEVL, encoded by the exons ATGCCTCTCCATCCTGACCCAAG GTATGACACCCAAACTCACGGCGTCCTGAGTTTCTGTTGGGGACGAGGGATGGTGCCCCGGTCCAAATGCTCTGACACCATCGTCTCCTCACTGGATGGGGCTCTGCTCTTCAGGGAGTCGCCTAGGTACCAGCTGCGGGGCAGTGTGACAGACGGAGATGTGTCGCTGACCATCCTGGGCGCCCAGTGGAGTGATGCCGGCGTGTACGGCTGCAGGCTCGAGATCCCAGGGTGGTTTAATGACGAGAAGGTCAACACGCACCTGGAAATGGAGGAAG ctCCTGTTGAACGACCCGTCGTTACCCGGGACTGGACGCTCACTGCAGGACAAG AAATATTGACAACATCCGTGACTAAAAATGTCGAAGTTGGTGACTCAACATTGGACATATTTGCAATTAAAACTGCG GAAAAATCCAAAGCCTTCCTTGAAGTGGGGAACATTGGTAGGGCGGCAGCTATTTTCTTCTCCGCCATAATCATAATCCTCGTCTTTGTTTTCC GGAGAAGATTTCTGCCGAAGAGGACACTTCAACATCTCCCCACCTCAACTGCGGAAAACATTTATGAAGTATTATAG